The Sphingomonas sanxanigenens DSM 19645 = NX02 genome includes a region encoding these proteins:
- a CDS encoding UdgX family uracil-DNA binding protein (This protein belongs to the uracil DNA glycosylase superfamily, members of which act in excision repair of DNA. However, it belongs more specifically to UdgX branch, whose founding member was found to bind uracil in DNA (where it does not belong), without cleaving it, appears to promote DNA repair by a pathway involving RecA, rather than base excision.) has protein sequence MFRVDLSAPDDFEGWRSAARALAGARVPAGAIQWQTDETPADLFAEARPLPPPGATFAVPRNFVDLAESVVLHRDPARFSLLYIVLLRIRDGGPGIEDHADPVVRRLEGMAKQVHRDIHKMRAFLRFREVAGDAGEGGGGDRFVAWFEPEHHIVRANADFFVRRFAAMRWSILTPDLSIHWDGETVTEGPGGTRADAPSGDPIEEVWKTYYASIFNPARLKVGMMLKEMPRRYWHNMPETALVSELIAGAQARESGMIATARTALGGNSASSWAALREEATSCTRCPLFKDATRTVFGEGPLDAAMMLVGEQPGDQEDLAGRAFVGPAGQRLDQALRQAGIDRAGLYLTNAVKHFKFERRGKRRIHQSPRAGEVDACRWWIDQERTLVAPRMTVLLGATAVRSVLGPKAGTIASLRGRPIPLAEGGEAWVTVHPSFLLRVREDADGEHERFVADLRGASARLAA, from the coding sequence ATGTTCCGGGTCGATCTTTCCGCGCCCGACGATTTCGAAGGCTGGCGCAGCGCGGCGCGGGCGCTGGCCGGCGCGCGGGTGCCCGCCGGCGCAATCCAGTGGCAGACCGACGAGACGCCCGCCGACCTGTTCGCCGAAGCCCGGCCGCTGCCGCCGCCGGGCGCGACCTTCGCGGTGCCGCGGAACTTCGTGGACCTTGCCGAAAGCGTCGTGCTCCATCGCGATCCCGCGCGGTTCTCGCTGCTCTACATCGTCCTGCTGCGCATCCGCGACGGCGGGCCGGGGATCGAGGATCATGCCGATCCGGTCGTCCGCCGGCTGGAGGGAATGGCCAAGCAGGTCCATCGCGACATCCACAAGATGCGCGCCTTCCTGCGCTTCCGCGAGGTCGCCGGCGATGCTGGTGAGGGCGGGGGCGGCGACCGCTTCGTCGCCTGGTTCGAGCCCGAACATCATATCGTGCGCGCCAATGCCGACTTCTTCGTCCGGCGCTTCGCGGCGATGCGCTGGTCGATCCTGACGCCCGACCTCTCGATCCACTGGGATGGCGAGACGGTGACCGAGGGGCCCGGCGGCACCCGCGCGGATGCCCCGTCGGGCGATCCGATCGAGGAGGTGTGGAAGACCTATTACGCCTCCATCTTCAACCCCGCGCGCCTCAAGGTGGGAATGATGCTGAAGGAGATGCCGCGCCGCTATTGGCACAACATGCCCGAAACGGCGTTGGTCTCGGAACTGATAGCCGGGGCGCAAGCCCGGGAGAGCGGCATGATCGCGACGGCGAGAACGGCATTGGGCGGCAACAGCGCGTCGAGTTGGGCGGCGCTGCGCGAGGAAGCGACGAGTTGCACGCGCTGTCCGCTGTTCAAGGATGCCACCCGGACCGTGTTCGGCGAAGGGCCGCTGGATGCCGCGATGATGCTGGTCGGCGAGCAGCCCGGCGACCAGGAGGATCTCGCCGGCCGCGCGTTCGTCGGCCCCGCCGGCCAGCGGCTCGACCAGGCGCTACGGCAGGCGGGCATCGACCGCGCCGGGCTCTACCTCACCAACGCGGTCAAGCATTTCAAGTTCGAGCGCCGCGGCAAGCGCCGCATCCACCAGAGCCCCCGCGCCGGCGAAGTCGATGCCTGCCGCTGGTGGATCGATCAGGAACGGACGTTGGTCGCGCCGCGTATGACCGTGCTGCTGGGGGCGACCGCGGTGCGATCGGTACTGGGCCCGAAGGCGGGCACGATCGCATCGCTGCGCGGGCGGCCGATCCCGCTGGCGGAGGGCGGCGAGGCGTGGGTGACGGTGCATCCCAGCTTCCTGCTGCGCGTGCGCGAGGATGCGGACGGGGAGCATGAGCGATTCGTGGCGGATCTGCGCGGGGCGTCGGCGCGGTTGGCGGCGTGA
- a CDS encoding putative DNA modification/repair radical SAM protein yields the protein MAQSSIAQKLEILADAAKYDASCASSGTAKRDSRGGKGIGSTEGMGICHAYAPDGRCISLLKILLTNSCVFDCHYCINRKSSNVRRARFTAREVVDLTLSFYRRNYIEGLFLSSGIIRSSNYTMEQIVEVARSLREDHDFRGYIHLKTIPDADPELIHQAGLHADRISINVELPTTGGLKRLAPEKSAARIDGAMAGMKRAITDAGDAARRYKSAPRFAPAGQSTQMIVGADAAHDGDIVRRASSLYQTHDLRRVYYSAFSPIPDASTILPLKRPPLMREHRLYQSDWLMRFYGFTPDEVVSATGEDGMLPLDIDPKLAWALKFRESFPVDVNRAPREALLRVPGLGTKAVDAILAARRWRRLGLADVGRLTVSITKIRPFISADDWRPVQLTDRADLRQRLTPRAEQMELFAA from the coding sequence ATGGCGCAATCGAGTATCGCCCAGAAGCTGGAAATTCTTGCCGATGCAGCAAAATATGATGCGTCCTGCGCGTCGTCGGGCACCGCCAAGCGTGACAGCAGGGGCGGCAAGGGCATCGGTTCGACCGAGGGGATGGGCATCTGCCACGCCTATGCGCCGGACGGACGCTGCATCTCGCTGCTCAAGATATTGCTGACCAACAGCTGCGTGTTCGACTGCCATTATTGCATCAACCGCAAAAGCTCGAACGTGCGCCGCGCGCGCTTCACCGCGCGCGAGGTGGTCGACCTCACCCTCTCCTTCTACCGCCGCAACTATATCGAGGGGCTGTTCCTCTCTTCGGGGATCATCCGCTCCTCCAACTATACGATGGAGCAGATCGTCGAGGTGGCGCGGTCGCTGCGCGAGGATCATGATTTCCGTGGCTATATCCACCTCAAGACCATCCCCGATGCCGACCCGGAACTGATCCATCAGGCCGGACTGCATGCCGACCGCATCTCGATCAATGTCGAACTGCCGACCACCGGCGGGCTCAAGCGGCTGGCGCCGGAGAAATCGGCGGCGCGGATCGACGGTGCGATGGCGGGGATGAAGCGGGCGATCACCGACGCCGGCGATGCCGCGCGCCGATACAAATCCGCACCGCGCTTCGCGCCTGCGGGCCAGTCGACGCAGATGATCGTCGGTGCCGATGCCGCGCATGACGGCGATATTGTCCGCCGCGCCAGCAGCCTCTACCAGACGCATGATCTGCGGCGGGTCTATTATTCGGCGTTCAGCCCGATCCCCGACGCCAGCACCATATTGCCGCTCAAGCGTCCGCCGTTGATGCGCGAACATCGGCTCTACCAGTCCGACTGGCTGATGCGCTTCTATGGCTTCACCCCCGACGAGGTGGTGTCGGCGACGGGCGAAGACGGGATGCTGCCGCTCGACATCGATCCGAAGCTCGCCTGGGCGCTGAAGTTTCGCGAGAGCTTCCCGGTCGACGTCAACCGCGCACCGCGCGAGGCGCTGCTGCGGGTGCCGGGGCTGGGCACCAAGGCGGTCGACGCGATCCTCGCCGCGCGGCGCTGGCGGCGACTGGGCTTGGCGGATGTCGGCCGGCTGACGGTGTCGATCACCAAGATCCGGCCGTTCATCTCCGCCGACGACTGGCGCCCGGTGCAGTTGACCGATCGTGCCGACCTGCGCCAGCGCCTGACTCCCCGCGCCGAGCAGATGGAATTGTTCGCGGCCTGA
- a CDS encoding aminotransferase → MNPLYANMPTTIFEHMSALSRETGAINLGQGFPDSNGPEDVIAAAARALSEASNQYPPMPGLASLRQAVADHYRHHHAVDLDWQQEVVVTSGATEALAAAILALVTPGDEVVLIQPMYDAYLPLVLRAGGVPRFVTLQPPEWRITREALEAAFTPKTRLVLLNNPINPSATVVPADDLALLAQFVTAADAVVVSDEVWEHVVFDGRAHQSILGVPGLRDRAVKIGSGGKIFAMTGWKVGWTCAAPAITRVIAKAHQFLTFTTPPNLQAGIAYGLSKEDSYFAAMRADFARSRDRLTDGLTAAGWSVLPSAGTYFLSVDLIASGVHLDDVTFCERLVREFGVAAIPISAFYTEDAVRHVARLCFAKTDATLDAAIPRLALARETLAVAP, encoded by the coding sequence ATGAACCCGCTCTACGCCAACATGCCGACCACGATCTTCGAGCATATGTCTGCGCTCTCGCGCGAGACCGGTGCGATCAACCTCGGCCAGGGCTTCCCCGATTCGAACGGCCCCGAGGATGTCATCGCCGCGGCGGCGCGGGCGCTGAGCGAGGCGAGCAATCAATATCCGCCGATGCCGGGGCTGGCATCGCTGCGGCAGGCGGTGGCGGATCATTATCGCCACCACCATGCGGTCGATCTGGACTGGCAGCAGGAAGTGGTCGTCACCTCGGGCGCGACCGAGGCGCTCGCCGCCGCGATCCTCGCGCTGGTTACCCCCGGTGACGAGGTGGTGCTGATCCAGCCGATGTACGACGCCTACCTGCCGCTGGTGCTGCGCGCCGGCGGCGTGCCGCGCTTCGTGACGCTGCAGCCGCCCGAATGGCGGATCACGCGCGAGGCGCTGGAGGCGGCCTTCACGCCGAAGACCAGGTTGGTGCTCCTCAACAATCCGATCAACCCCAGCGCCACCGTCGTGCCGGCCGACGATCTCGCCTTGCTCGCCCAATTCGTCACCGCCGCCGACGCGGTGGTGGTCAGCGACGAGGTGTGGGAGCATGTCGTGTTCGACGGCCGCGCGCACCAGTCGATCCTCGGCGTGCCCGGCCTGCGCGACCGTGCCGTGAAGATCGGATCGGGGGGCAAGATCTTCGCGATGACCGGCTGGAAGGTCGGCTGGACCTGCGCCGCGCCGGCGATCACGCGCGTGATCGCCAAGGCGCACCAGTTCCTCACCTTCACCACCCCGCCCAACCTGCAGGCCGGCATTGCCTATGGCCTGAGCAAGGAAGATAGCTATTTCGCTGCGATGCGCGCCGATTTCGCGCGTTCGCGCGACCGGCTGACCGATGGGCTGACCGCCGCCGGCTGGTCGGTGCTGCCCAGTGCGGGCACCTATTTCCTGTCGGTCGATCTCATCGCCTCGGGCGTCCACCTCGACGACGTCACCTTCTGCGAGCGGCTGGTGCGTGAGTTCGGGGTCGCCGCGATCCCGATCTCTGCTTTCTACACCGAAGATGCGGTACGCCACGTCGCACGGCTGTGCTTCGCGAAGACCGATGCCACGTTGGATGCAGCGATCCCGCGACTGGCGCTCGCACGCGAAACGCTGGCGGTCGCGCCATGA